Proteins encoded in a region of the Streptomyces sp. NBC_01471 genome:
- a CDS encoding GTPase-associated protein 1-related protein: MSLAQFHYTSAPPGADGSGFRFTAVTPGMPESVLREAEQFIGYEPPRSAPPRPTDAELSSFPEAFSHSSLADGSRLLTRTVYTGADYSGRWGNFHAHAVHLPAGPELPGSALPITAWRSPQWATGTPDGGVPVPLEALPAPGRFDWDGPAGFATSRAPWLAVFFAGLRRLSEEESAPQIVLIERDSADVARWIALAVAVLPRESARRLTFTTYTRRPQQARQQIIGVLPDDGPAPAHDQRHLVLDCTAAGPGEPARQQPPQSEADHWAGIAAEVWLGGAPDLFKAAAALPGSPFDAGRLAVVALRSGIALGPGGRTAAADWVCAHPDALDDTELARLTEALSTPGTSRLPAESLALSRLFTALAGRAPRTVTAPLGGAVLTDAVRAAVPGAVLPRGSALTADLRQRLAAELAPELRTGITDSSQDVPRAVELLHIADILGLDCADLLDRTAGRLSHALINDPDGAYTPVVRTVLEDRFEFRAALLGELDSLAADDPPAVARLLARVPLSVAGVQTLPHLRMCAEAPAAPEAAGSDRVAVLHEVVRAGGVSLFADARVLRTAVRLVWGGGAMTAGEARLLLGATGSDPFRASGTWSDLVTAALDAPGDDPHSPDLARDVLRCFPDELNSRVRAALLLLEFARDLGEGAVDSGWANRAVALRAVAEPVEAGVLEQAFGAVARRLLSPDPPDGELYMLIDTGDPELIAAYGRAAREEAVRDRLRVTPAYVADCFSAWSARPRASRAWDETRTSLLDKVLRPVVRALPDADIAAVEEQLTRAGGGWVREFGDWNRPGALGRIGRRLSGRGRRPSVDGVRRGDVEPPRQGGRSA, encoded by the coding sequence ATGAGCCTGGCACAGTTCCACTACACCTCGGCGCCGCCGGGAGCCGATGGTTCGGGGTTCCGGTTCACAGCGGTGACCCCCGGGATGCCCGAGTCGGTGCTGAGGGAAGCCGAGCAGTTCATCGGCTACGAGCCGCCCCGCAGCGCCCCGCCCCGCCCCACCGATGCCGAACTCTCCTCGTTCCCCGAGGCGTTCAGCCACAGTTCACTCGCGGACGGCAGCCGGCTGCTGACCCGTACGGTCTACACCGGAGCCGACTACAGCGGGCGATGGGGCAATTTCCACGCCCATGCCGTGCACCTGCCGGCAGGCCCAGAGCTGCCGGGCAGTGCGCTGCCCATCACCGCCTGGCGCTCCCCGCAATGGGCCACCGGGACCCCGGACGGCGGGGTGCCGGTGCCGCTGGAGGCGCTGCCCGCGCCGGGCCGCTTCGACTGGGACGGGCCTGCGGGATTCGCCACCTCGCGCGCCCCGTGGCTCGCGGTGTTCTTCGCCGGTCTGCGGAGGCTGAGCGAGGAGGAATCCGCACCGCAGATCGTGCTCATCGAGCGGGACAGCGCCGACGTGGCCCGGTGGATCGCGCTGGCCGTCGCCGTACTGCCGCGCGAGAGCGCCCGCCGGCTCACCTTCACCACCTATACGAGGCGACCGCAGCAGGCCCGGCAGCAGATCATCGGGGTGCTGCCGGACGACGGGCCCGCGCCGGCCCACGACCAGCGCCACCTGGTGCTCGACTGCACCGCCGCGGGCCCCGGCGAGCCGGCCCGGCAGCAGCCCCCGCAGTCCGAAGCGGACCACTGGGCCGGGATCGCGGCCGAGGTCTGGCTGGGCGGGGCGCCGGACCTGTTCAAGGCAGCGGCGGCGCTGCCCGGCAGCCCGTTCGACGCGGGCCGCCTCGCCGTCGTCGCACTCCGTTCCGGGATCGCCCTCGGTCCGGGCGGTCGTACCGCAGCCGCCGACTGGGTGTGCGCCCACCCGGACGCGCTGGACGACACGGAGCTGGCACGACTCACCGAGGCGCTGAGCACACCCGGGACGTCCCGGCTCCCCGCCGAATCACTGGCCCTGTCCCGGCTGTTCACGGCACTCGCGGGCCGGGCGCCACGCACGGTCACGGCACCGCTCGGGGGCGCCGTACTGACCGACGCGGTCCGCGCCGCCGTACCCGGGGCTGTCCTTCCGCGGGGTTCCGCGCTCACCGCGGACCTCAGACAGCGCCTCGCCGCCGAGCTCGCTCCCGAACTGCGCACCGGGATCACCGACTCATCGCAGGACGTGCCGCGAGCGGTCGAACTGCTGCATATCGCCGACATCCTGGGCCTGGACTGCGCGGATCTGCTGGACAGGACAGCGGGCCGGCTGTCCCACGCGTTGATCAACGATCCGGACGGCGCGTACACCCCTGTCGTACGTACCGTGCTGGAGGACCGGTTCGAGTTCCGTGCCGCCCTGCTCGGCGAACTCGACAGCCTCGCCGCGGACGATCCACCCGCGGTTGCCCGGCTGCTCGCCCGCGTTCCGCTGTCTGTCGCGGGGGTTCAGACCTTGCCCCATCTGCGCATGTGCGCGGAGGCACCCGCTGCTCCCGAAGCCGCCGGGAGCGACCGCGTCGCCGTGCTGCATGAGGTGGTCCGGGCAGGCGGGGTCTCTCTGTTCGCCGATGCCCGGGTGCTGCGTACTGCCGTACGGCTGGTGTGGGGCGGCGGCGCGATGACGGCGGGCGAAGCACGCCTGCTGCTGGGAGCGACCGGGTCGGACCCCTTCCGCGCATCCGGAACCTGGTCCGACCTCGTCACGGCCGCGCTCGATGCCCCCGGCGACGACCCCCATTCACCGGATCTCGCGCGCGACGTACTGCGCTGCTTCCCCGATGAGCTCAATTCGAGGGTACGGGCGGCCCTCCTGCTCCTCGAATTCGCCCGGGACCTCGGTGAAGGGGCGGTCGACAGCGGATGGGCAAACCGCGCGGTGGCGCTGCGGGCCGTCGCGGAGCCCGTCGAAGCGGGGGTGCTGGAGCAGGCCTTCGGGGCGGTCGCCAGGCGTCTGCTGTCCCCGGACCCGCCGGACGGCGAGCTGTACATGCTGATCGACACCGGCGACCCGGAACTCATCGCGGCATACGGCCGCGCCGCGCGGGAGGAGGCCGTCCGAGACCGGCTCCGGGTGACCCCGGCGTACGTGGCCGACTGCTTCAGCGCCTGGTCCGCACGGCCGCGGGCAAGCCGGGCCTGGGACGAAACGCGGACGTCGCTGCTGGACAAGGTGCTCAGGCCGGTCGTACGAGCGCTGCCCGATGCGGACATCGCCGCCGTGGAAGAACAGCTGACGCGCGCCGGAGGCGGCTGGGTACGGGAGTTCGGCGACTGGAACCGGCCCGGGGCCCTCGGCCGTATCGGCCGACGCCTGTCCGGGCGAGGCCGCCGGCCCTCCGTGGACGGCGTGCGCCGGGGCGACGTGGAGCCGCCGCGCCAGGGCGGCCGGTCAGCGTGA
- a CDS encoding SIS domain-containing protein has product MSHVQNELASQPECWERAAALAGSQAAALPAAGERVAIVGCGTSWFMAQAAAALREGAGQGETDAFAASEFPFSRTYDRVIALSRSGTTTEVLELLARVRGQARTTAITGDPKTPVMEAADDIVVLDFADERSVVQTRFATTALTLLRAHLGLHTDAVVADVRTALAEPLPEGLVDCSQFTFLGRGWSNGLAQEAALKMREASLSWTEAYPAMEYRHGPISITTEGTATWMFGEAPEGLAEQVGSTGGMWVAGGLDPLAELVRAQRLAVAIAAARGLDPDSPRHLTRSVILDEG; this is encoded by the coding sequence ATGAGCCATGTCCAGAACGAGCTGGCCAGTCAGCCCGAGTGCTGGGAGCGCGCCGCGGCGCTGGCCGGGAGCCAGGCGGCGGCGCTGCCGGCCGCCGGGGAGCGCGTCGCGATCGTCGGCTGCGGTACCTCGTGGTTCATGGCGCAGGCCGCTGCCGCGCTGCGTGAGGGAGCCGGCCAGGGCGAGACCGACGCCTTCGCCGCGTCCGAGTTCCCCTTCAGCCGCACCTATGACCGGGTGATCGCGCTCAGCCGCTCGGGCACCACGACCGAGGTGCTCGAACTCCTCGCCAGGGTACGGGGACAGGCCCGCACGACCGCCATCACGGGTGACCCCAAGACCCCGGTCATGGAAGCCGCCGACGACATCGTCGTCCTCGACTTCGCCGACGAGCGGTCCGTCGTCCAGACCCGGTTCGCCACCACCGCGCTCACCCTGCTCCGGGCCCACCTCGGCCTGCACACGGACGCCGTGGTGGCCGACGTGCGGACCGCGCTCGCCGAGCCGCTGCCCGAAGGGCTCGTCGACTGCTCGCAGTTCACCTTCCTCGGCCGTGGCTGGAGCAACGGCCTGGCCCAGGAGGCCGCGCTCAAGATGCGGGAGGCGTCGCTCTCCTGGACCGAGGCGTACCCGGCCATGGAGTACCGCCACGGTCCGATCAGCATCACCACCGAGGGCACCGCCACCTGGATGTTCGGCGAGGCCCCCGAGGGCCTCGCCGAGCAGGTCGGCTCCACCGGCGGGATGTGGGTGGCCGGGGGCCTCGACCCGCTGGCCGAGCTGGTACGGGCGCAGCGCCTCGCCGTCGCCATCGCGGCCGCGCGCGGCCTCGACCCGGACTCGCCGCGCCACCTCACCCGCTCCGTCATCCTCGACGAGGGCTGA
- a CDS encoding tellurium resistance protein, with amino-acid sequence MANRPVHFIWLLDCSYSMLGEKIGQLNYAIREAVPEMRAVADDNPAAQLLLRTLTFSTTAQWHHKDPVPVDDFVWQDVQVDGTTNLGEALHVVAAELRTPPMPQRALKPVLALVSDGVPTDDWKAGLKAIDETPWGRKAVRVAIAIGTDADRSVLQEFLGNPELQPLDANSPKQLAAAIRWASTAAVKAASQPVAGSATTKVTQPPYAPPVLDDDDDDVW; translated from the coding sequence ATGGCAAACCGGCCGGTCCACTTCATCTGGCTGCTGGACTGCTCGTACTCCATGCTGGGTGAGAAGATCGGCCAGCTCAACTACGCGATCCGGGAGGCGGTCCCGGAGATGCGTGCCGTCGCGGACGACAATCCGGCGGCCCAGCTTCTGCTGCGTACGCTCACGTTCTCCACCACCGCTCAGTGGCACCACAAGGACCCGGTACCGGTCGACGACTTCGTCTGGCAGGACGTACAGGTGGACGGGACAACCAATCTGGGTGAGGCACTGCACGTGGTGGCAGCGGAGCTCCGTACCCCGCCCATGCCGCAGCGTGCGCTCAAACCGGTGCTGGCACTGGTCTCGGACGGGGTGCCCACCGACGACTGGAAGGCGGGGCTGAAGGCGATCGACGAAACGCCGTGGGGCAGGAAGGCGGTACGGGTGGCCATCGCCATCGGAACGGACGCCGACCGGAGCGTGCTGCAGGAGTTCCTCGGCAATCCGGAGCTCCAGCCGCTGGACGCCAACAGCCCCAAGCAGCTTGCCGCGGCGATCCGTTGGGCCTCGACCGCTGCGGTCAAGGCCGCTTCGCAACCTGTCGCGGGCTCTGCGACCACCAAGGTGACGCAGCCGCCCTATGCTCCGCCGGTGCTGGACGACGACGATGACGACGTGTGGTGA
- a CDS encoding protein kinase codes for MTGMLDNGTLLTSDDGEEVEVTGMLGAGGQGEVYRVRTHGGDKALKWYYPACATPAQQDIVRQLVARDLHDDRFLWPTAYVEGVNGAFGYLMDVRPDRFKGLPMLFKRQLSTTPRALLTACLYTVEAYQTLHSRGIAYRDISWGNIFFDPVTGDVRVCDNDNAVVEGDSSGISGTMEFMAPELVRGDSGAAPGTQSDLHSLSVLLFMFLMNHHPMKGRKELAIHCLDEAAEKRLYGAEPLFVFDPHDAANEPDPVEQSTVLATWAVAPPSLRDLFTKNFTTGLRDPAARVRESEWRDALRAALDSVIDCAHCGRQNMTQPAQSTAGACWSCGSTLILPPRLVLTTAPPRAERHIRLHRTSRVHIHHLLPEPGRHDYSDDTLVAELTEHPQKPGKFGLANRSGTPWTGTRADGTTQEIAAGQTVPLRSGLELDLGHGTTRAKAVVQVK; via the coding sequence ATGACGGGAATGCTCGACAACGGCACCCTCCTCACCTCGGACGACGGGGAGGAGGTGGAGGTCACCGGCATGCTCGGGGCCGGCGGGCAGGGCGAGGTGTACCGGGTGCGGACACACGGCGGCGACAAGGCGCTCAAGTGGTACTACCCGGCGTGCGCCACCCCCGCACAGCAGGACATCGTGCGACAGCTGGTGGCCCGTGACCTCCACGACGACCGCTTTCTCTGGCCCACGGCGTACGTCGAGGGTGTGAACGGCGCGTTCGGCTATCTCATGGACGTCCGCCCCGACCGTTTCAAGGGCCTGCCCATGCTGTTCAAGAGGCAGCTGAGCACCACACCGCGCGCGCTGCTGACCGCCTGCCTGTACACGGTGGAGGCCTATCAGACGCTGCATTCCCGGGGCATCGCCTACCGGGACATCTCGTGGGGCAACATCTTCTTCGACCCGGTCACCGGGGACGTCCGGGTGTGCGACAACGACAACGCCGTGGTGGAAGGAGACAGCAGCGGCATCTCCGGGACCATGGAATTCATGGCGCCGGAACTGGTACGCGGGGACAGCGGTGCGGCGCCCGGCACCCAGAGCGACCTGCACTCCCTCTCGGTGCTGCTGTTCATGTTCCTGATGAACCATCACCCGATGAAAGGCCGCAAGGAGCTGGCCATCCACTGCCTGGACGAGGCAGCTGAGAAGCGGCTGTACGGCGCGGAGCCGCTGTTCGTCTTCGATCCGCACGACGCCGCCAATGAACCCGACCCCGTCGAGCAGAGTACCGTTCTCGCGACCTGGGCCGTGGCTCCGCCGTCGCTGCGGGATCTGTTCACGAAGAACTTCACGACCGGACTGCGGGATCCGGCGGCCCGGGTACGGGAATCGGAGTGGCGGGATGCTCTGCGGGCCGCACTCGACTCGGTGATCGACTGTGCCCACTGCGGCCGGCAGAACATGACCCAGCCGGCACAGAGCACGGCCGGAGCATGCTGGTCCTGCGGCAGCACGCTGATCCTGCCGCCCCGGCTCGTGCTCACCACTGCCCCGCCGCGCGCGGAGCGGCACATCCGGCTGCACCGTACCTCGCGGGTGCACATCCACCATCTGCTGCCGGAGCCCGGCCGGCACGACTACAGCGATGACACGCTGGTCGCAGAACTGACCGAACACCCGCAGAAACCGGGCAAGTTCGGACTGGCGAACCGTTCGGGCACCCCGTGGACCGGCACCCGCGCGGACGGCACGACCCAGGAGATCGCAGCGGGGCAGACCGTACCGCTCCGCTCAGGACTCGAACTGGACCTCGGTCATGGAACGACCAGGGCCAAGGCCGTCGTACAGGTGAAATGA
- a CDS encoding TetR family transcriptional regulator, with protein sequence MSPAETPTASATPAPGLRERKKLKTRQTIRREAYRLFADQGYAATTVERIAEAAEVSPSTFFRYFPTKEDVVLDDEYAPVLADALRSRPAGEPVVDAIRHALTGSLAQLLGADREELLFRARLACTVPAVRVRAADEQLRSQDAVAALILERTGRERGDLEAHCAAAAVTAVFSAVVRHWTEGGGAEDLAELFDRQLSLLTAGLRI encoded by the coding sequence ATGAGCCCCGCCGAGACCCCGACCGCCTCCGCGACGCCCGCTCCCGGGCTGCGCGAGCGCAAGAAGCTGAAGACCCGGCAGACCATCCGGCGCGAGGCGTACCGCCTCTTCGCCGATCAGGGGTACGCGGCGACGACGGTCGAGCGGATCGCCGAGGCGGCCGAGGTCTCGCCCAGTACCTTCTTCCGGTACTTCCCCACGAAGGAGGACGTGGTCCTCGACGACGAGTACGCACCGGTCCTCGCCGACGCGTTGCGGTCCCGGCCCGCCGGGGAACCGGTCGTGGACGCCATCCGGCACGCGCTCACCGGCTCGCTGGCCCAACTCCTCGGCGCCGACCGGGAGGAGCTGCTGTTCAGGGCGCGGCTCGCCTGCACCGTCCCGGCCGTCAGGGTCCGTGCGGCGGACGAACAGCTGCGCAGTCAGGACGCCGTCGCCGCGCTGATCCTGGAGCGAACAGGCCGCGAACGGGGTGACCTTGAGGCGCACTGCGCGGCCGCGGCGGTCACCGCTGTCTTCTCGGCGGTCGTCCGGCACTGGACCGAGGGCGGCGGCGCCGAGGATCTCGCGGAGCTCTTCGACCGTCAACTGTCGCTGCTCACGGCAGGTTTGAGGATCTGA
- a CDS encoding DeoR/GlpR family DNA-binding transcription regulator, with product MSQSRDARWKALLELLVEQGRLDVEAAALALDVSAATIRRDFDQLAQQQMLVRTRGGAVVHGVSYELPLRYKTARRASEKQRIAQAVAELITAGEAVGLTGGTTTTEVARALAVRPDLASGTPALTVVTNALNIANELAIRPQFKIVVTGGVARPQSYELTGPLADGVLGQITMDTAVLGVNGFDVVHGAAAHHEDEAGINRLLCERAERVVVAADSTKLGTRAFARICTTDQVDTLVTDTGISEEMTALFTDAGVEVIAV from the coding sequence ATGTCCCAGTCCCGCGACGCGCGTTGGAAGGCACTCCTGGAACTGCTCGTCGAGCAGGGCCGCCTCGACGTCGAAGCGGCGGCTCTCGCGCTCGATGTCTCGGCCGCCACCATCAGGCGCGATTTCGACCAACTCGCCCAGCAGCAGATGCTGGTGCGCACCCGTGGCGGCGCCGTCGTCCACGGTGTCAGCTATGAGCTCCCGCTACGCTACAAGACGGCCCGGCGCGCCTCCGAGAAGCAGCGCATCGCGCAGGCCGTCGCCGAGCTGATCACCGCGGGCGAGGCGGTCGGCCTGACGGGCGGCACCACCACCACGGAGGTGGCCCGCGCGCTCGCCGTCCGGCCCGACCTGGCGTCCGGCACCCCGGCCCTCACCGTCGTGACCAACGCGCTGAACATCGCCAACGAGCTGGCGATCAGACCCCAGTTCAAGATCGTCGTGACCGGCGGGGTGGCCCGCCCCCAGTCGTACGAGCTGACGGGCCCCCTCGCCGACGGTGTCCTCGGCCAGATCACCATGGACACCGCCGTGCTCGGGGTGAACGGCTTCGACGTCGTCCACGGCGCCGCGGCGCACCACGAGGACGAGGCGGGCATCAACCGGCTGCTGTGCGAGCGCGCCGAGCGGGTGGTCGTCGCAGCGGACTCCACCAAGCTCGGCACCCGCGCCTTCGCCAGGATCTGCACCACCGACCAGGTGGACACGCTGGTCACGGACACCGGCATCAGCGAGGAGATGACAGCTCTCTTCACCGACGCCGGTGTCGAGGTCATCGCGGTGTGA
- a CDS encoding protein phosphatase 2C domain-containing protein has translation MSEPQVHEAAVHEPPVPDWTTLTGTVQGVNKPRNQDFHHAEGRGTAKEPLILAVADGHGSAAHARSSLGARFAVDTFTRQAEQFGELAAGAGTDGPPSLAWLLNHAQYSFPRRLVSAWRKEALGNWERLQESEQRADPAATDEQKLVLYGTTLIGAVLTPQLFAAWQLGDGDLTLVGDDGRVESPLAPVEAELGDETESLCSRDAWRLVRMHWAPVTDPSRLPRLVALSTDGLSKSFASDRGFTEFMTGLGERLSAEGTARVREVLPEWLAKAAQFSGDDTTLVAARRCLPPLEEDG, from the coding sequence GTGAGCGAGCCACAGGTGCACGAAGCGGCGGTGCACGAGCCGCCCGTACCGGACTGGACCACGCTCACCGGCACCGTCCAGGGCGTGAACAAACCGCGCAACCAGGACTTCCACCACGCCGAAGGACGCGGCACGGCGAAGGAGCCGCTGATCCTCGCGGTCGCCGACGGCCACGGCTCGGCCGCACACGCGCGGAGCAGCCTCGGTGCGCGGTTCGCGGTGGACACGTTCACCCGTCAGGCGGAGCAGTTCGGCGAACTCGCCGCCGGCGCGGGCACGGACGGGCCGCCGAGTCTGGCCTGGCTGCTGAACCACGCCCAGTACTCCTTCCCCCGCCGGCTCGTCAGCGCCTGGCGGAAGGAGGCGCTCGGCAACTGGGAGCGCCTCCAGGAGTCGGAGCAGCGGGCCGACCCGGCAGCCACCGATGAGCAGAAGCTCGTGCTGTACGGCACCACGCTCATCGGCGCCGTCCTCACTCCGCAGCTGTTCGCCGCCTGGCAGCTCGGTGACGGCGACCTGACTCTGGTGGGTGACGACGGCCGGGTGGAATCACCGCTGGCCCCGGTCGAGGCGGAACTGGGCGACGAGACGGAGTCGTTGTGCAGCCGCGACGCCTGGCGTCTGGTGCGGATGCACTGGGCCCCGGTCACCGATCCGTCGCGCCTGCCCCGGCTCGTCGCCCTCTCCACGGACGGCCTGTCCAAGAGCTTCGCATCGGACCGGGGCTTCACCGAGTTCATGACCGGCCTGGGCGAGCGGCTGTCCGCGGAGGGCACCGCCCGCGTACGGGAGGTGCTGCCCGAATGGCTGGCGAAGGCAGCACAGTTCTCCGGCGACGACACCACGCTGGTCGCGGCCCGGCGGTGCCTGCCGCCCCTCGAAGAAGACGGATAA
- the msrB gene encoding peptide-methionine (R)-S-oxide reductase MsrB, which translates to MPYDIEKPDEQWRAELSDAEYAVLRKAGTEPAFVGEYTDTKTTGVYSCRACDAELFRSDTKFESHCGWPSFYDPKDTDAVELIEDRSHGMRRIEVRCAKCGSHLGHVFEGEGYPTPTDQRYCINSISLRLTPDAG; encoded by the coding sequence ATGCCGTACGACATCGAGAAGCCGGACGAGCAGTGGCGGGCGGAGCTGTCCGACGCGGAGTACGCCGTGCTGCGCAAGGCCGGCACCGAGCCCGCTTTCGTGGGTGAGTACACGGACACGAAGACGACCGGTGTCTACTCGTGCCGGGCCTGCGACGCCGAGCTGTTCCGCTCGGACACCAAGTTCGAATCGCACTGCGGCTGGCCGTCGTTCTACGACCCGAAGGACACGGACGCGGTCGAACTGATCGAGGACCGCTCGCACGGGATGCGCCGGATCGAGGTGCGGTGCGCGAAGTGCGGCTCGCACCTCGGGCACGTCTTCGAGGGTGAGGGCTATCCGACCCCGACCGACCAGCGGTACTGCATCAACTCCATCTCGCTGCGGCTGACGCCGGACGCGGGCTGA
- a CDS encoding Gfo/Idh/MocA family protein gives MQDLRIGVVGLGLRASLADAAHRPGAGSVVTAVADTDPAVRAKVADRFAGAVAVDDYRELLDGDTVDAVIVATPDDTHEAIACDILRAGRPVYVEKPLGITVEQCDTILRTAHETGSRLYVGHNMRHMGVVRLMRDIIARGDIGEPKTVWVRHFVSYGGDYYFKDWHADRTRTTGLLLQKAAHDIDVVHWLANGYTSRVNAMGDLMMYGDLPRREPGTPRPEGWLREFDWPPATRKDLHHVVDVEDVSVMNMRLDNGVIAAYQQCHFSPDYFRNYTVIGTEGRLENFGDRPGDEVRVWNTGPTDYRADADAVYRVPESKGSHGGADGRIIAEFCRFARDGGVTDTSPVAARMSVAAGVMATQSLRAGGAPYDVPPLDPELIAYFESGQQRGAQDAAPALTPR, from the coding sequence ATGCAAGACCTCCGTATCGGCGTGGTCGGCCTCGGTCTGCGGGCCAGTCTGGCCGATGCCGCCCACCGTCCCGGCGCGGGGTCCGTCGTGACCGCCGTCGCCGACACCGACCCCGCCGTGCGGGCCAAGGTGGCGGACCGGTTCGCCGGGGCGGTCGCGGTGGACGACTACCGCGAGCTGCTCGACGGCGACACTGTGGACGCCGTCATCGTGGCCACCCCCGACGACACCCACGAGGCCATCGCCTGCGACATCCTGCGCGCGGGCAGGCCGGTGTACGTGGAGAAGCCGCTCGGCATCACCGTCGAGCAGTGCGACACCATCCTGCGCACCGCCCACGAGACCGGCTCCCGGCTCTACGTCGGCCACAACATGCGGCACATGGGGGTGGTGCGCCTGATGCGCGACATCATCGCGCGCGGCGACATCGGTGAGCCGAAGACCGTGTGGGTACGGCACTTCGTCTCGTACGGCGGCGACTACTACTTCAAGGACTGGCACGCCGACCGCACCCGCACCACCGGACTGCTGCTCCAGAAGGCCGCGCACGACATCGACGTGGTGCACTGGCTGGCGAACGGCTACACCTCGCGCGTCAACGCCATGGGCGACCTGATGATGTACGGGGACCTGCCGCGCCGCGAGCCGGGCACCCCCCGGCCCGAGGGCTGGCTGCGGGAGTTCGACTGGCCGCCGGCCACCCGCAAGGACCTCCACCACGTGGTGGACGTCGAGGACGTGTCCGTCATGAACATGCGGCTGGACAACGGCGTGATCGCCGCCTACCAGCAGTGCCACTTCAGCCCCGACTACTTCCGCAACTACACGGTCATCGGGACCGAGGGGCGGCTGGAGAACTTCGGTGACCGGCCGGGCGACGAGGTCAGGGTCTGGAACACCGGGCCGACCGACTACCGTGCCGACGCCGACGCGGTGTACCGGGTGCCGGAGTCGAAGGGCTCGCACGGCGGTGCGGACGGGCGGATCATCGCCGAGTTCTGCCGCTTCGCCAGGGACGGCGGCGTGACCGACACCTCGCCGGTCGCCGCCCGGATGAGTGTGGCCGCCGGCGTGATGGCCACGCAGTCGCTGCGGGCCGGCGGTGCACCGTACGACGTGCCGCCGCTGGACCCGGAGCTGATCGCCTACTTCGAGTCGGGCCAGCAGCGGGGCGCACAGGACGCGGCCCCGGCGCTCACACCGCGATGA
- a CDS encoding 4'-phosphopantetheinyl transferase superfamily protein: protein MPMSQPGCVPGPGLRTGRFGSFGPGAGGSPSGPVVLVESYGDPAEAAPLLPGEERLVARAVPSRRAEFATARACARAALAQLGVAPAAILKGARGEPLWPAGIVGAMTHCAGYRAAAVARAADVVSLGMDAEPHLPMPGDGELGLVTVDEELRYLPELAARRPEVCWDRLLFSAKESVYKAWFPMTGRWLGFEDAVITPDPDAGTFTARLLVPGPVVGGKPLTGFEGTWSVQDGLIRTTVSVGH, encoded by the coding sequence GTGCCGATGTCACAGCCGGGGTGCGTCCCCGGCCCCGGTCTGCGGACCGGCAGGTTCGGGTCGTTCGGCCCGGGCGCGGGGGGATCGCCGAGCGGTCCGGTCGTGCTGGTCGAGTCCTACGGTGACCCCGCGGAGGCCGCCCCGCTGCTCCCCGGGGAGGAGCGGCTGGTGGCCCGTGCGGTGCCCTCCCGCAGGGCGGAGTTCGCGACGGCCCGCGCGTGCGCCCGTGCGGCGCTCGCCCAGCTCGGCGTGGCGCCCGCCGCCATCCTGAAGGGCGCCCGGGGCGAGCCGCTGTGGCCCGCCGGGATCGTCGGCGCCATGACGCACTGCGCCGGCTACCGCGCCGCCGCCGTGGCCCGCGCGGCCGATGTCGTGTCGCTGGGCATGGACGCCGAGCCCCACCTCCCGATGCCGGGGGACGGGGAGCTGGGCCTGGTCACCGTGGACGAGGAGCTCCGGTACCTGCCCGAGCTCGCCGCCCGGCGCCCCGAGGTCTGCTGGGACCGGCTGCTCTTCAGCGCCAAGGAGAGCGTGTACAAGGCGTGGTTCCCGATGACGGGCCGGTGGCTCGGTTTCGAGGACGCCGTGATCACCCCGGACCCGGACGCGGGCACGTTCACCGCACGGCTGCTCGTGCCCGGCCCCGTCGTCGGCGGGAAGCCGCTCACCGGCTTCGAGGGAACCTGGTCGGTCCAGGACGGGCTGATCCGCACCACTGTCTCCGTCGGTCACTGA